Within the Medicago truncatula cultivar Jemalong A17 chromosome 4, MtrunA17r5.0-ANR, whole genome shotgun sequence genome, the region aaacactgctataatttttttataaataatatttttaatatgtttaaataatgtctagcacaaaagtaaattgtaaacattttcgtacaaacgtcgtaaactaaaactgcgaggaaaatgattttaaataaattagatatgttatggttatagatatttatatattcgatctttaaaactataaataatgaaatgaataaatataattttatattacaattatgtttgtgttaattcattgaattttcacttttgttttttactttgataatcaactaagtaaataattatttgaaaattatatataatttatagaattttttttgttatgcgggctaacggaatacccgcggcccattcgggctagccctaacgggtaccgggcttttaagggccgggctaaaaaaccctattaaaattcgggctcaatattttaggcccaaaccctatatttattcgggctaaacggaCCGGCCCATACGAACCGGCCCATTTTGACAACTCTAGTTGAAAGGGTGGTAAGGTTACTTACGATACCGAACATGAAGGGGTagctatgttttttttaagacacCAAAATTGGGTAGTATGTTATTAATGTAATTTAATAGATGCGATCGATATCCGCAGGTGCAGATATTATCAAATccgcatttttatttattaaataatatatactcACTCCGTCTCACAATATTAGTAGTTTAATGTTTGAGCacgattattaaggaaatgattaattgtgttgatttcaatggtaaaattagtagcatttactaaaacatctttattaattgtagttagtggtatagttaagttggatgaaattcaataaataagggtataatagtggaaaaataaataaatgctgcGTTGAAattgtaaagtgacaattattttgaggaaAAGAAAATATGCTAAAGAGACAATAATTGTGAGACGGATGGAGTAGTTCTACTgtctatttatttatctatgGATATCCACTAAAGTATCTACGACCGATTTTATCCGTGAATATTTATGGTTGTGAATTTTTTTCCATCCTTAATTAAGTCGATATAAATTAACAACGAGTAAATAAgcaattacccctctgaaattgtaagtttcgtcaattaccccctgaaattaacaaaacttcaattacccccctaaaattgcacaacgttaatcaatttacctcttccgtcaaattcttctgttagccaacatgacgttttgcaaatacccctctgaagttttgcacttatgtgcaaaatgccccaaacttgaaaatttatatttttttcctatgCTTGgctcaaaatatattaaaagcaaataattaacagttagctttaatatttaagttatttaagaCACATTCTCTGAACTATCATCCTAGAAACTAGTATCAAATATAgaaatgtaacaaaaataacTTACTTTTATTGATGATACAATAGGAATAAAATGAATAGCTCTAATGAGTATTTTGAACTGCTtctttttcaatcaaatcaatggtgaattgaaattctttttgGAATTATAGCTTATGACTCCCAACATAGGTGTCAAACACATCAATATTGTCAAATAGTGTTAGGCTCCATAGGGTAATGCTTATGTTGATTGTCATGTGCTCATTGTATTCACAAACGAAGTATTATTGAGTTTGAATTTCCATATCTAATAATTCATTACATAGTGACTATGGACTagtatattgttttgttttttgttaccTAAAATAATAGATTGTAATAAAATATCCAaatgttaattataatattgATTGTAATATTGTagagtttaaaatattaaaattaattgttaattgtttgctttaatatcttttgagtcaaggttaagaaaaaaaacataaatttttaagttcggagagcattttgcacataagtgcaaaacttcagggagtatttgcaaaacgtcatgttaactaacagaagaatttttGACGGATggagtaaattgattaacgttgtatAATTTCAAGGGGtatttgaagttttgttaatttcaaggaggtaattgacgaaacttacaatttcagaaggtaattgcctatttactcaattAACAACTCACTCTCAATTTGGTCTTTAAtcctttggaagaaaaaaaaaatcaatttggtccttaaaTTTATTGACTAATGTGTAAGAATGAGAGTGTATGTCATTCCCTCTATTTACAAGCAACCCATTCACAACAAACCAATGATGAATCAAAAGATACTAGGATTCTACTACACCACCATGTCCCTGTATCACGCACTAATAACATTCTTCAATTCTAAAGGTGTATGTATGAAGTAGAGAACATAGGTATCAGCATGAACCAAAGGTTTTTTGGTGGCTTGTAAAGCTATCTTCAATGACTTAACAGTTAACACGAACAAGCAAATTAAGCCGCCACTGGCAATAGGTAAAtcaatttatgatattatgacccataatttattaatttatttatcctcttgttttttgttttgtttgttcttGGACTTAAAATAAACCTTATCCTGATTCAAAGTAGTAACATAACGTTATGTGGCTGAAAAATATTACGCATGTTTGGCTCCAATCCTACAACTCACGACTTTTGACTTGTAATAATAATCTAGTAAACCACCAAATTAAATTAGTTTCTCGCTCTCAAATTTGTCATTGATCGAggttataaatatttgaaaaagtCCCTGACTTTATTAACCTATTTAGATGGTCACTCTATTTTAAATGCATACTATCAATATGGTCCATATATTTTAACCATataatatcaattaaattaaatttatacaTTTAACCACTCATTAACTTATCTTCCTCATTAACTTATCTTCCTCTTTGGTGTTCATATTGAGACGATCTTGACTTGTAATAGAACTCACATTAAGCAGGACTTGCTATAGAGTTTTGTTTCATCATTACCTTTAAGTTGATTTCTTCTTATACAATTTCAAATTCACTCATAATTTCACCTAATTTTCATCTATACCATCCATGTCTTCCTTTATTCCCTCTTCTGCTAATTCAAAGAGTGAGAGGTACAATGTGTACTTGAGTTTCTGTCACCAAGACGCAGCCTCTTTTGCTACCGGTATCTATACAGCTCTTAATAGAAAATCTCGGTTTCATGTTTTCTGGGATGATGAGAAGCTTGGAAGCGGTGATCGAGGAATACCAACCTCAATTTTGAATGTTATAGAAGATTGCAAAGTTGCTGTAATAGTATTTTCAAGAAATTATGTTAATTCAAGATCGTGTCTTCAAGAATTTGAGAAGATAACCGAGTGTTGCCTAACCACAAGTGGTCTTATTGTTCTTCCAGTACTCTATGATGGTCTCAATCACTATTCCTCATTTGGAACAGTTGAAGAGACTTTTCATGATTTTGTGGATAGAATCTGGATAAAGGAAACAACCTCCGAAGAGAAAGATAAGTTTATGAGTTGGGTGGCAGCCGTCACGAAAGCTACCACATATTCAGGAGTAATTGATTTCGCGGACAGGTGATTTTAAAGTTGAAACTTGCTGGATTTGCGATTATATTACTCCATCTTTATGGCCTTTTTAATATACACCTTTCATATGATTATTTCCTCCTTTATTTTCACCTATGCACATGATGGACAATTATTGTTTTACAACTAATCATATCATGTTcgtatacatatattatgcagtTATGGAAGGGAGTATGTTGTGGATGTTGTGGAAAGTGTTACTCGTACGGTAAACAAGAAGAGAGACCTTTTTGGTGCTTTCTATACAGCAAGTGTAAAATCTGGTGTGCAAGATGTGATTCACCTGTTGAAACAATCAAGAAGTCCTCTCCTAATAGGGATATGGGGGATGGCAGGGATCGGTAAATCAACCATTGCCGAAGCCATTTATAATCAGATTGGTCCTTATTTTGAGCACAAGTACTTGCTTGACGACGTCAGGGAAGTTTGGAAAAGAGATGGAGGCCTAGTTTCTTTTGATGGTCCAGTTTCTTTACAAGAGAAACTTCTTTCTTATAGGGGCATACCAACTGAAATAAAGATAGGTACAATTGAAtcaggaaaaaatattttaaaagaaaaacttcaTAATAAAAGGGTACTTCTTGTACTTGACAATGTTGATAAGCTGGAGCAGTTAAAGTCTTTGTGTGGAAATCGGGATTGGTTTGGTCCAGGTAGCAAAATAATCATCACTACCAGAGATAGGCATCTACTCAAGGAGCACAGAGTTGACCATATATATAAAGTGAAAGAATTGGATGAAAGTGAATCAATTGAACTTTTTAATTGGGCTGCATTCAACCAAGCAACAACTTCTCGAGAAGGTTTTGGTGAACTTTCAAGACAATTAGTTGCTTATTCTAGGGGATTGCCTCTTGCTCTTAAAGCACTTGGGGGTTTTTTGCATGGAAAAGAAGTACTTGAGTGGAAACGTGTGTTGAGGAGTCTTGAAACATTTTCCTTTCCAGATCAAGAAATACTACAAGTTCTAGAAACAAGTTTTGCTGATTTGAGTGGTGAAGAGAAACACATATTTCTTGATATAGCATGTTTCTTTAATAGGATGGACCAAAATGATGTACTCCATACCTTAAATAGGTCAACACAGTGCTCAGCTCTTCTAATAAGTCTCCTTGAAGACAAGAGCCTTGTAACCATTGATGAGAATAACAAGCTTGAAATGCATGGTCTTCTACAAGCCATGGCAAGAGATATCATTAAGAAGACTGATCAGGTGAGTGTCTGTGTGTGCGCccgtctctctctctctctctctctctctctatatatatatatatatatatatatatatatatatatatatatatatatatatatatagggatatatatattgtgtgtgtgtgtgtgatgaAATCAAATTGTTAAACATTTTATTTCCTAAGCACTGTGACAACATCAAAAGTTAGTTATTATGGGTAACCTCTTAGTTAATGATGTATCAGTGGCTTCAAGAGTTTTAGCACCATATATCTAAGCtgattcttttcattttctttctttttattatttggtGTTTCAGCCGAAGCTGTACGATGTGTTCTTGAGTTTTAGAGGGGAAGACAGCCGTGCAAAGTTCATGTCACATATCTTTTCATCTCTGCAAAATGCAGGGATTCATACTTTCAGAGATGATGATCAGATTCAGCGAGGAGATCAAATCTCAGTCTCACTGTTGCGAGCAATCGGACAATCTAGAATTTCCATCATTATTTTGTCTACAAATTATGCTAATTCCAGATGGTGTATGCTAGAGTTGGTGAAGATAATGGAAATTGGTAGAACTAGGGGTCTGGTGGTTTTGCCAGTGTTTTATGAGGTAGATCCCTCAGAAGTACGTCATCAGGAAGGTCAGTTTGGAAAATCTTTTGAAGATCTTATCTCAACAATCTCAGTGGATGAATCCACAAAGAGTAATTGGAAAAGAGACCTCATTGATATTGGCGGCATAGCAGGCTTTGTACTCAAAGATTCCaggtcattttctttttttattttctcttggaAAATTGTTTGTGGTGCTTTAAAATTCTTAAGCCTTGGTTTTTGGTGTAATAACATCTCTATGTCCATTTTCAAAGCTTGTGCTTCACTTATACTCCCATTGCAACagatttttatcatataaaattatGCACGTATACTGGCATATAATTATCCCTCTTCTTTTGGTAGAAATATGTATTGGAGAATGCTTATACATACAATTGTGCACCTTATCAttgattcatatattttataggAATGAAAGTGCAGATATCAAGAATATTGTTGAACATATCACCCATTTGCTAGATAGGACAGAGTTATTTGTTGCCGAACATCCAGTGGGTGTACAACCTCGTGTGGAAGCTGCAACTAAGCTACTAAACATCCAATATTCAGAAGATGTTTCACTTCTTGGGATCTGGGGAATGGGGGGAACTGGAAAAACTACCATTGCCAAAGCCATTTATAATCAAATTGGGAACAAATTTGAGGGGAGGAGCTTCCTTCTGaatataagagaattttgggaGACAAATATTAATCTAGTTTCTCTACAACAACAACTTCTTTGTGATGTTTACAAAACTACGACATTCAAGATACGTGACATAGAATCAGGGAAAAATACATTGAAAGAAAGACTTTCCCAGAATAGGGTACTTATTGTGCTTGATGATGTGAATGAATTGGACCAATTAAAGGCTTTGTGTGGAAGCCGTGAATGGTTTGGTCCGGGGAGTAGAATTATCATCACAACGAGAGATATGCATCTTCTTAGATCGTGTCGAGTTGATGAAGTGTATACTATAGAAGAAATGGGAGATAGTGAATCTCTTGAGCTTTTCAGTTGGCATGCATTCAATCAACCAAGTCCTACAAAAGATTTTGCTACACATTCAACAGATGTGATTGCTTATTCTGGGAGATTGCCTCTAGCACTTCAAGTCCTTGGTTCCTATTTGTCTGACTGTGAAATATCAGAATGGCAGAAAATGTTGGAGAAACTCAAATGTATTCCCCATGATCAAGTACAGAAGAAACTGAAAGTCAGCTTTGATGGTTTAAAAGATGTAACAGAGAAACAAATATTCCTTGATATTGCTTGTTTCTTTATTGGAATGGACCGAAATGATGCAATACAAATATTAAATGGGAGTGGATTTTTTGCTGATATTGGAATTAAAGTCCTTGTAGAGAGAAGCCTTGTAACTGTTGACAATAGGAACAAGCTTAGAATGCATGATTTGTTAAGAGACATGGGACGACAAATAGTTTATGAGGAATCACCATTTGATCCCGAGACGCGGAGTAGGTTGTGGCGGCGTGAGGAAGTATTTGATATTATATCAAAGCATAAGGTAATTACCAACTTCTTGTGTGGTTTATATGTTGGTAAAAAATACAACAGtaaaggaagaaaaataaacacttATGGATCAATTATAAGCATTCATTTGGATTCTTAATTATCAGATGACATAGGATACTTATGTTTGTTCataattgttttagtttttgcgAATTATATGGGTttcaaatgtcaaaattatagactgaattacaaagaaaaaaaattaggtacCAGCTATATAAGCTATTCATTTTCTGTTCCGCACTTTTTCATCTCAGGGAACAGAAGCTGTCAAGGGACTGGCATTGGAGTTTCCAAGGAAGAATACAGTTTCTCTTAATACCAAAGCAttcaagaagatgaataaactCAGATTGCTTCAACTTTCCGGGGTTCAGCTTAATGGAGATTTTAAATACCTTTCAGGAGAACTTAGGTGGCTGTACTGGCACGGATTTCCATCAACTTACACTCCTGCAGAATTTCAGCAAGGAAGTCTTGTTTCCATCGAATTAAAATATAGTAGTCTAAAACAAATATGGAAGAAGAGCCAGGTACAAATTGTGTTTaatattttggtcttttttttttttctttcacgaATCATAATTCCCAGAAACGATATATTTGATTTACATTAAATTTATCGCTTCATCTCGCTCTTTAATAATAATTCggttttaaatataagcaaaacttAAAATGTATTTGGGCTAAATACATTTTGagatttgcttatatttaaaaccGGAGGGATTATTTGTAGTGAAGTTTTAGGTAATGCTCTTATAATTTGACAAATTGGTGATAAGAATGCCCAAAAGCTGTACTACCTCCATCAGTTATTAGATATTTATTTTCGTAAACGGACCCTCAATCAATGCTTCCCTTAAACAAGAACACTAATgtcatgattttgttgaaaatagTCATGCTTCCAAATTCCAATCTATTCGTTTTTTCTAAGCTTCTCTCGtggttttattttcttgcagtTGCTAGAGAATCTAAAAATTCTTAATCTGAGTCATTCTTGGGATTTGATTGAAACCCCAGACTTTTCATTCATGCCTAATCTTGAAAAGCTAGTACTCAAAGACTGTCCAAGATTAACTGCGGTCTCCCGTAGCATTGGATCTCTGCATAAACTTCTTCTAATAAATTTGACAGACTGCACAAGTCTTCAGAAACTTCCTAGAagcatatataaattaaaatctctAGAAACTTTGATTCTTTCTGGATGTTCCAAGATTGACAAATTGGAGGAGGACTTGGAACAGATGGAATCATTGAAAACCTTGATTGCGGATAAGACTGCTATAACAAAAGTGCCGTTTTCAATAGTAAGATTAAGAAACATTGGATATATTTCTCTATGTGGCTTTGAAGGATTTTCACGAGATGTATTTCCTTTTCTCGTTCGGTCTTGGATGTCACCATCAACTAATGTAACATCCCTAGTTCAAACATCTACGTCAAAATCATCTCTTGGTACTTTCAAGAACCTTCTAAAGCTTCGAAATATTTTTGTAGAGTGTGGCTCAAAACTACAACTAACTGAAGATGTAGCCAGAATTTTGGATGCATTAAAAGCCACAATTTGTCATAAATATGAAGCAAATCCAAGTGCAACTACATCAGAAACCTCTGATATGTATGCTACTTCTATAATTGATGGTCAAGTTCGCATTTCAGGgtcaaataattatttgaaatctCTCTTAATTCAAATGGGAACGAAATGCCAAGTCTCTAATATTACCGAAGATGAAAATTTTCAGGTTTGAATATCTCTTCCTCatatctattattttaaaagtaaacTGGAACTTTGGTTcctaaaactattttttgtaacaaatttgtcatctttaattttaattaggcaccaatttaatttttagtgttttcaAACCCCTGCATaagttttattcaattttagttactatttgatttgttttagcATAAAAGGGTCTTTCAGTCCATGTAGGAACTAAAATCTGTATATTTTACATCAGTAATTTGTCAAATAAGTGTGATTAACTCCTTGGTTAGTTATGTACTTTATTGGTTAATTCATACATAAtttaagttaaaaattaaattacgaGCTAagaaatttttaagaaaaaaagtataCCATTTCTCTTCGGTGTCCATGCGTCAACTTTACTTTTAAATCAACTTTGAGCAGGGATGTTAAAAAGAGTAACATAAATATAATgaacttgtttttcttttgatctTCTAACTAACTATTTGAATATTAGCCATTTAAACATTTGCTCACTGTATAGACTGCAGAGGCATCCTGGGATTCATTTGTGCTCCCCTGTGACAACAATTCTGATTGGCAAACCTTCCGTTGCAAAGGCTGTTGCATAATGTTTGATCTCCCAACAATGAAGGGGCGTAACCTGAAGAGTATGATGTTGTTCGTCGTCTATTACTCTTCCCCAGAAAGCATAGCTTCAGAAGGATGCCAAGGTGTGTTGATCATAAATTACACAAAGGCAACCATTCAGGCCTATAAAAGAGACACACTAACCTCCTTCGAGGATGAGGATTGGCAGAGCATAACATCAAATCTAGAGCCTAGTAACAAAGTAGAGGTTATGGTTGTTTTTGAGGAGGGATTCGTTGTACAGCATACAGAAGTATCGCTCTTATATGATGAACCACTTGACAAAGAAATGGAACACTGTTATGTAGTTGAAGAGGATGATGTTATTGTTTCTGTTTATGACGATAAGAATGTCTCTGTCTCTAGTGGTGATAATATTGATGTGCCAGAAGATTACAATGCTATCGGTCCAATTCAAGATAAAAATATAAGTGAAGATAAGCACTGGCATGCAGTGGATAAGAATGCTGTTGTTCCTGGTGATGATCATTCCATGGCAGCAAATAAGAATTACGCTGTGTCTGGTGGCGGTGTTGTGCCAGCAGATAAGAATGTGACCTTTTATGCGGAAGATGACAATGTGAGTGATAATAAAAACGGGGATGCGGTGGAATATGATGCTAATGGTTCTTGTATAGCAGATAAGAATGTTGTTTCCGGTGGGGATAAAAATGTAAGTGataatagaaatatattttttcgttttttctgtgaataaaattttaatttacattttgttGCAAGCAGAATTTAACAACTTATGCTGTTCGACAAACTGAATTGTTCCAACTGCTATAACAGGATTTAAGTGTTATCCATTTGAATTaaatatacataatatatattttttgtttcctGAGTTGctctttttttgttgtgtttattAGAGATATCTTAGAATCTTCACCAAGCTTCCTTCACTTGTTCGTGCTGTTTTGATCTCGCAGCCTTTCTGGTCTAGTTTGGTTGGCATTCTGGTTTGGATCACTTATCGCCATTTTAAGAAGAGAAGTCCAAACCTTTTTACAAGGTAAGAACGTGTCTAGTGTTTCTTATAACATTGGTGTTGATTATTAAGAATCCATAGTTATTGTTGAGGTGAAAGATTTTATATGAGGTAGATATTTTTCCAAACAAGAAAGATTGAAGATAATCCCTTCCCTTCCTTGTTCTTCAAAGACGTGCACTTCAATTATGGGGCCCTCTATATACAAAAACTGGGCTTTCGAACCcttctttctatttttgatCCGCGAAAAGACTAAATTTTAGAATATGTTAATGGaattatatttagataaagGAATTATATGTAAGAGAATTAGGTCCTAATATTTTTATCAGTGAAATTATATAGCCAATTAGGCCAAGGAATGAAGGAAGTTTATGGGAATGTAGCTTGTGAAAACTCAAACTTAATTTGAGAATTGAAATTTTGCAGGAAATTAGGAATAGGATCaactcataatattataaaaagaaaaatataaaacaattataatgtttttgtcaaaataaaagttTTCATTAAATGTTTCTCAACTATGCTTTtgtgtatttatttatcataatcGATCCTCTATTATGTTTATAAGACGAGTAGATAACATCTATGCTATAAAGTTTATTTTAGGTGAATATATGTATGCTGTTATGGTATTAGAAGTTGGAATATTGTTACTAGCTATGTATGTACTGACAGCTATATACTTTGATGGAATGTAGATATACACGAAGGTGTAAATGGCTGGTGGATTGTGCACAAAGGCTTGCTACTTACAAGAAGGGCAGCAAAGCCCAATGTCATCCAGTCACATAGTTAAGGCAGTTAATGCAGAGGTTTTCTCTTTGCACGGCACTGTTATGATAACAGCTCAATGTGGTATTTAAGTCACGATACTCTCCCACCTAAAGGACAAGCCTTTTGGGATCAAGTTATAGCAATTGGGCTTTCATTGAGAGTTTGATTCCGTACTGGAAGAGCTACTGTAGGCTGGATTAAGGTAGATCACCTAATACTGTAAAAGATACATGAGTGATCAAATTTTCTGAAGTTTTTAAAACTTTGAAAAAACTATTGTATTTCATACAAGTTTAATTTGTACATACATTGTTGAAACTTTTGGTCTTCATCTTTTAATGTTAGTTTGTGATTTTAAAGGCTAATGATCGACAACTTAACACACACAGACAACGTGCCTCAGCTGAACCAAGTACTCTGTACTCATGCCTGAAGTTTAGAATATCAAGAGGAGGAGGTTGTCCTATCTGCGATCACGTCATTGCACATAATGTTGCATTGTTTTCGAGTGTCATAAGGATATGTCTGTCTTAAGTTTGTTTCAGGACCATGTTGCAGTTCAGTTATgataaattttagttttatgttacattaaaaatttacaGTTACCGTAACAAAGCTTCTACTGTTGCAGGACCTTGGTTCTCTAAAGACCTTGATCCGTAGACAGAAAACGAGAGGTCCTTAGATCACGATTACATACAGAATATGGCAGTCTCTTTTGCTAAGAGGTGACCTAGAGATGTACCAAAAGTTTCCACCTACCATGTGAGGAGATGTTGATCCTGTTGGATAATGTGTCATGCTTGCTGCATCTACCGAACACCAGCAATTTCATCTCAGATCTCATCTTGTCCAGAAAGGTATGcattttaacataaattaatAACTCATGCATATTCCCAAACTCCAGGATCTGGCCTTCCTGCAAAGGCAACATATGGTGGATCAGCGATAATAGTTTCCTGTAAGTCTCAAGGGGACAACATTAAAATCCACATCAATAACCTATGATGTCAAACTGTAACATTATTAACCAACATATATGGTCATTAAGGGAAGGAATCAATGTTATTGAACAATTTTAGAAGTCATGGTTTTGGTGGAGGTATTTCCTTAATCCGGCTTCCAGTTTTCCTTACTTTAGTTTGCCATCAAATGGTGTAATAATATCTTGTATTGTCTGATCATGTGCGGACCAATTtacccaccaccaccacacacATGTGTTGACCACTGCTACAACCACTTATAACCACCAGGTCCGTTCTTAATATTTTATGGGTGTTGCAAAGTGCCTTCAATTTGTGTTTTAgaaaacagagaaatcgtgacacgatttcataggcgtgtcacgattttgcaaTGCCGTGAGCATGTTTTGCAGGgtgtccaatcgtgacacgattttggggaAATGTGACACGATTTTCGGTTTGCTGGGcaagttttcaggataaggttggtcgtacattgggtcgtacgcaccaaacgtgtcacgatttgggaaatcgtgacacgattttgtccGGTTCTGAACACAATATATGCATTCTTTGACCCATTTGTTGGGTAAGCTTGGTAAATCTCATGGAAACCAAAGGAGGgaacttttagggttttagatactaaaggttgagggtctttgggtgAGGTTCAAAACTTTaagatgtgaatcttggagaaccaaaagagggggcTCTTGGGGAAAGGGTTGGTGCCTTTTGGAGAAGATTCATGGGGTTGGGAAACACATGAGTGGAGAGTCATTTCTGAGCAACTTGGGTGAGTCTtgtgaaaccaaaagagaagatcATTAGTAAAATCAAAGGCTAAAGGTTGTTTCTCTTTTTggggttagattctagagttgggaaacaattgtaaacaccttgggagagtgaaaatcatgagtgtcttgttcacTTGTGAGATTgaaaaaatgggtagaaattaaggttgttctttgtgaacttgttgaagctaatttcttgtaactcatttgtatctctttgtaagaactcattgatagtggattggagagatcaatctctcatccagagtaggtcaagttggaccgaattGGGTGAACATTTCTTGGTgttgttatcttttctttactctctttatcttgtttatccTTTTGTTGGATTGTGGTTTTGCTATGCacttgttgttgcttgtgtcTAATTTTGGTTGTTGGATGTCATTgatacttgctccacacatcatagtttgtttATTGATGTGAAATTTGAGTCCGGAATTCACAACAATGGGTATTAGACCAAGTTTGAGAAAAGGGTCCTCTTatataataatcataatttttattttttgataattagTTAATGAGATATGCATTAATCATGATGGTCCTAATAATACACATGTTTTAAAATCCCAAATATATTGACACTTCAAAATACCGTGTCAAATGCATCGCATCCTATATACTACcttcgtccctaattataggagccttttgcaaaaattacggagattaagaaagttggttgtagtattaaatttgtatataattaatattgtttttacaattttatcttaagagagagagttaatttatgttttcaacataatatttat harbors:
- the LOC11422757 gene encoding disease resistance protein RPS6 isoform X1; translation: MSSFIPSSANSKSERYNVYLSFCHQDAASFATGIYTALNRKSRFHVFWDDEKLGSGDRGIPTSILNVIEDCKVAVIVFSRNYVNSRSCLQEFEKITECCLTTSGLIVLPVLYDGLNHYSSFGTVEETFHDFVDRIWIKETTSEEKDKFMSWVAAVTKATTYSGVIDFADSYGREYVVDVVESVTRTVNKKRDLFGAFYTASVKSGVQDVIHLLKQSRSPLLIGIWGMAGIGKSTIAEAIYNQIGPYFEHKYLLDDVREVWKRDGGLVSFDGPVSLQEKLLSYRGIPTEIKIGTIESGKNILKEKLHNKRVLLVLDNVDKLEQLKSLCGNRDWFGPGSKIIITTRDRHLLKEHRVDHIYKVKELDESESIELFNWAAFNQATTSREGFGELSRQLVAYSRGLPLALKALGGFLHGKEVLEWKRVLRSLETFSFPDQEILQVLETSFADLSGEEKHIFLDIACFFNRMDQNDVLHTLNRSTQCSALLISLLEDKSLVTIDENNKLEMHGLLQAMARDIIKKTDQPKLYDVFLSFRGEDSRAKFMSHIFSSLQNAGIHTFRDDDQIQRGDQISVSLLRAIGQSRISIIILSTNYANSRWCMLELVKIMEIGRTRGLVVLPVFYEVDPSEVRHQEGQFGKSFEDLISTISVDESTKSNWKRDLIDIGGIAGFVLKDSRNESADIKNIVEHITHLLDRTELFVAEHPVGVQPRVEAATKLLNIQYSEDVSLLGIWGMGGTGKTTIAKAIYNQIGNKFEGRSFLLNIREFWETNINLVSLQQQLLCDVYKTTTFKIRDIESGKNTLKERLSQNRVLIVLDDVNELDQLKALCGSREWFGPGSRIIITTRDMHLLRSCRVDEVYTIEEMGDSESLELFSWHAFNQPSPTKDFATHSTDVIAYSGRLPLALQVLGSYLSDCEISEWQKMLEKLKCIPHDQVQKKLKVSFDGLKDVTEKQIFLDIACFFIGMDRNDAIQILNGSGFFADIGIKVLVERSLVTVDNRNKLRMHDLLRDMGRQIVYEESPFDPETRSRLWRREEVFDIISKHKGTEAVKGLALEFPRKNTVSLNTKAFKKMNKLRLLQLSGVQLNGDFKYLSGELRWLYWHGFPSTYTPAEFQQGSLVSIELKYSSLKQIWKKSQLLENLKILNLSHSWDLIETPDFSFMPNLEKLVLKDCPRLTAVSRSIGSLHKLLLINLTDCTSLQKLPRSIYKLKSLETLILSGCSKIDKLEEDLEQMESLKTLIADKTAITKVPFSIVRLRNIGYISLCGFEGFSRDVFPFLVRSWMSPSTNVTSLVQTSTSKSSLGTFKNLLKLRNIFVECGSKLQLTEDVARILDALKATICHKYEANPSATTSETSDMYATSIIDGQVRISGSNNYLKSLLIQMGTKCQVSNITEDENFQTAEASWDSFVLPCDNNSDWQTFRCKGCCIMFDLPTMKGRNLKSMMLFVVYYSSPESIASEGCQGVLIINYTKATIQAYKRDTLTSFEDEDWQSITSNLEPSNKVEVMVVFEEGFVVQHTEVSLLYDEPLDKEMEHCYVVEEDDVIVSVYDDKNVSVSSGDNIDVPEDYNAIGPIQDKNISEDKHWHAVDKNAVVPGDDHSMAANKNYAVSGGGVVPADKNVTFYAEDDNVSDNKNGDAVEYDANGSCIADKNVVSGGDKNRYLRIFTKLPSLVRAVLISQPFWSSLVGILVWITYRHFKKRSPNLFTRYTRRCKWLVDCAQRLATYKKGSKAQCHPVT